In Coregonus clupeaformis isolate EN_2021a unplaced genomic scaffold, ASM2061545v1 scaf0079, whole genome shotgun sequence, the sequence TGGCTTTGCAAGAAGTAAAAGTACTATTGCTAATGACCCTGCAACCCCCAGTAGAGCTCCTACCACTACACCTGTTGCTATCCCTGACAATTTGATGAGGAGCTTCTTTCTCGTTCTATCCTTAGCTAGTTTTTCGATCTCTTCCTCTGACATCTGTCTGTTTGACTCCCTAAGACTCACTATCTCTACTTGTATTTCTCTCTCTACTGCTTTAAGCATCTCGTTGGTGTAGCAtcctcctccattctctctcACCATCTTCTCTATGGTGTTGAGAAGCTCTGCTACTTGGTACTGGTTGTTCCTGTACTGATCCTGCTGATTGGTGCTCCAGTATTTGTTGTCGATGACATGACAGCGGCCTCCACATCTCTTCACAAGCTCACTCAGTTTCTCATTTGTTTTCACAAAATCCTGAATAGTTTGTCCTTCAGGAAGCTGGTCACCATAAGTGAAGAGAACTGTGGCGTAATTGAAGGCCTCTGGTgaaaaacatttctcaatttcTGCAATGACTTGTTCCTCGTGGACTGTGTACCTGTCCACTCTAAGCACAATGAGAAAGGCATGTGGCCCCGGAGCACACTCTACAATACATTTCACTAGTTCAGGATTCAGCTCCTCTTCAGGGACGACTGTGTCAAAGAGTCCAGGTGTGTCTACTACAGTGAGTTTTCTTCCATTGATTTCCTTGGTCTTTGCTTCACACTTGTGCGTTTCGGAGATGGCTGAACTACCGATCTTGAActcttcctttcctcctcc encodes:
- the LOC123483331 gene encoding GTPase IMAP family member 7-like, with the translated sequence MRIVLLGKTGSGKSSAGNTILGGGKEEFKIGSSAISETHKCEAKTKEINGRKLTVVDTPGLFDTVVPEEELNPELVKCIVECAPGPHAFLIVLRVDRYTVHEEQVIAEIEKCFSPEAFNYATVLFTYGDQLPEGQTIQDFVKTNEKLSELVKRCGGRCHVIDNKYWSTNQQDQYRNNQYQVAELLNTIEKMI